The window ATGCATTCAATTTGCTGCTTGAACGTTTTGTCCTGTAGGGAAAAATTTTATATTCTAATTTTTATTTCCTAGAACAAATTCAAAATAGCTTTAGAGTTTGGGATTTCTCCCGCTCCTTGATTATTTCTCTTAAGGTAAGCGGGATCCCGCCTGAGCGGTAAGGATTTAGAGTTTTCGTTAAGGTTATGCCTCGTCAAACGCAACAACTTGGCCGCCGTTGGTATGTGCTCCATACCTACTCTGGCTATGAGGAAAATGTCGCGCGGAATCTGAAACAGCGCATTGAGTCCATGGACATGGGTGATAAAATTTACAATATTCTTATCCCGACGGAAACGAAAATAAAAATCAAGGGCGGCAAGCGGAAGACAGTCCGCGAGAAGATTTTCCCCGGATACGTGCTGGTGGAAATGGTCGTTACCGATGACTCATGGTACGTGGTGCGCAATACTCCCAACGTGACAGGGTTCGTGGGTTCCGGCACTACGCCCACGCCGGTATCCGATGAAGAGATAAAATTGCTCCAGAAGCGCATGGGTGTGGAAGAGCCGAAGTATCAGATTGATGTGAGCGTGGGATCGCCGGTGCGCATCGTGGACGGCCCGTTTAAAGATTTTGAAGGGAAGATTTCATCAGTTGATGAAGCGCGCGGCAAAGTGAAAGTACTCATCTCAATGTTCGGCAGGGAAACGCCCGTGGAACTTGATTTTCTGCAGGTGAAAAAGATTTAATCCCCACATTGTCATTCCCGCGTATGCGGGAATCCAGACAAAAACCAACAAAAGTCGATCGTTTTGTTTATTTTCGTTTTCTGGATCCCCGATCTTGGTCGGGGATGACATGAGAATCGTATGGCTAAAAAGATCAAGACTATCATCAAATTGCAGATTCCAGGGGGGCGAGCGACGCCTGCGCCGCCGGTCGGCACCGCGTTGGGGCCGCATGGCTTAAATATTTCTGATTTCGTCTCAAAATTTAATGAGGCGTCCAAAGATCGGGCGGGCGAGGTGACTCCCGTGGAGCTGACGGTCTATGAAGACCGCACGTTCACCTTCATATTAAAAACGCCCCCTGCCGCCGAGCTTTTGAAGAAAGCGGCGGGCATCGAGAAGGGATCAGGAAAGCCTTTGCAGGAAAAAGTGGGGAAAGTAACACGTGCGCAAGTGAAGGAAATTGCGCTGAAGAAGATGCCTGATTTGAATACCACGGACATCGAGGCGGGGATGCGCATTATCGAAGGCACCGCGCGGCAGATGGGAATTACGGTTGTTGATTAGTCTGTCAGTTTATCGGTTTATCAGTTTGTCAGTCTATACTTTATCGTTTAATACTGAATAACTGAGAGACTGAAAAACTGGATAACTATTTATTATGTCTCCACAAGGTACACGTTATCAGGAAGCAGAAAAACTCGTTGATGCCAATAAATCATATTCTCCCGAGGAAGCGCTCGCGCTGGTGAAGCAAACCTCAAAGGTGAAGTTTGACGCGTCAGTAGAGGCGCATTACCACCTTGGCATAGATCCCAAAAAGGGCGAACAGCAAGTCCGCGGAGTGGTGACCCTGCCCCACGGCACGGGCAAATCCAAGCGCGTGGCAGTATTTGCCGAAGGGGACAAAGCGGAAGAAGCCAAAAAGGCGGGCGCGGACGTGGTAGGAGGGGAAGAGCTGATAAAAGAGATTAAGAGTTCTGAAAAGATCGAATTTGACGTAGCCGTCGCCACGCCAAACATGATGAAAGCGCTCTCCGGAGTCGCAAAAATTTTAGGCCCCAAAGGTTTAATGCCCTCGCCTAAGAATGAGACCGTGACTATGGAGGTGGGGAAAACGGTGGCCGCGCTCAAAAAAGGGAAGGTGACTTTTAAAAATGACGATACCGGCAACATCCATCAGGTGATCGGCAAGGTGAGCTGGGAACCGAAGATGCTTTTGGAGAACTTCAAGTCATTCCATGAAGCGGTGCGGAAAGCAAAGCCCGCAACTTCTAAGGGAAC of the Patescibacteria group bacterium genome contains:
- the nusG gene encoding transcription termination/antitermination protein NusG; protein product: MPRQTQQLGRRWYVLHTYSGYEENVARNLKQRIESMDMGDKIYNILIPTETKIKIKGGKRKTVREKIFPGYVLVEMVVTDDSWYVVRNTPNVTGFVGSGTTPTPVSDEEIKLLQKRMGVEEPKYQIDVSVGSPVRIVDGPFKDFEGKISSVDEARGKVKVLISMFGRETPVELDFLQVKKI
- the rplK gene encoding 50S ribosomal protein L11; the encoded protein is MAKKIKTIIKLQIPGGRATPAPPVGTALGPHGLNISDFVSKFNEASKDRAGEVTPVELTVYEDRTFTFILKTPPAAELLKKAAGIEKGSGKPLQEKVGKVTRAQVKEIALKKMPDLNTTDIEAGMRIIEGTARQMGITVVD
- the rplA gene encoding 50S ribosomal protein L1, translated to MSPQGTRYQEAEKLVDANKSYSPEEALALVKQTSKVKFDASVEAHYHLGIDPKKGEQQVRGVVTLPHGTGKSKRVAVFAEGDKAEEAKKAGADVVGGEELIKEIKSSEKIEFDVAVATPNMMKALSGVAKILGPKGLMPSPKNETVTMEVGKTVAALKKGKVTFKNDDTGNIHQVIGKVSWEPKMLLENFKSFHEAVRKAKPATSKGTYFLTITLTSSMGPGVRVGV